A section of the Streptomyces sp. NBC_00178 genome encodes:
- a CDS encoding RNA polymerase sigma factor, translated as MEGDRAAVDRCGGGAVGRAAAVPAVVAGGESAVIARVRAGDAEAYAQLVRAHTGVALRAAVAFGAGADAEDVVQSAFFKAYQALGRFRDEASFRPWLLRIVMNETRNTLRSAGRARAVAGKEARCRGADPVIPESADPAVAALAEERKALLAEALDELSEVQRQVVTYRYLLEMDEAETAQALGWPRGTVKSRLNRALKKLERRLGGQLGPDEEEGGS; from the coding sequence TTGGAGGGGGACCGCGCCGCCGTCGACAGGTGCGGCGGTGGCGCTGTCGGGCGTGCCGCGGCGGTGCCGGCGGTCGTCGCCGGCGGCGAGTCCGCGGTGATCGCGCGCGTGCGCGCCGGGGACGCGGAGGCGTACGCGCAGCTGGTGCGGGCGCACACCGGTGTCGCGCTGCGCGCCGCGGTGGCCTTCGGAGCCGGTGCGGATGCCGAGGACGTGGTGCAGTCCGCCTTCTTCAAGGCCTACCAGGCCCTGGGCCGGTTCCGGGACGAGGCGTCCTTCCGCCCGTGGCTCCTGCGCATCGTGATGAATGAGACGAGAAACACGCTGCGCTCGGCGGGCAGGGCGCGGGCGGTGGCCGGGAAGGAAGCCCGCTGCCGGGGTGCGGATCCGGTGATACCCGAGTCGGCGGATCCGGCGGTGGCCGCACTGGCCGAGGAGCGGAAGGCGCTCCTTGCGGAAGCACTGGACGAGCTGAGCGAGGTGCAGCGCCAGGTGGTCACGTACCGCTATCTGCTGGAGATGGACGAGGCGGAGACGGCACAGGCACTCGGCTGGCCGCGGGGGACGGTGAAGTCCCGCCTGAACCGCGCGCTGAAGAAGCTGGAGCGGCGGCTCGGCGGTCAGCTGGGCCCGGATGAGGAAGAGGGTGGGAGTTAG
- the trpS gene encoding tryptophan--tRNA ligase produces the protein MASDRPRVLSGIQPTAGSFHLGNYLGAVRQWVALQESHDAFYMVVDLHAITVPQDPSELRANTRLAAAQLLAAGLDPERCTLFVQSHVPEHAQLGWIMNCLTGFGEASRMTQFKDKSAKQGADRATVGLFTYPVLQVADILLYQANQVPVGEDQRQHIELTRDLAERFNGRYGETFTIPAPYILKETAKIFDLQDPAVKMSKSASTPKGLINLLDDPKVTAKKVKSAVTDTDTVIRFDAEKKPGVSNLLGIYSTLTGTTIADLEQKYEGKGYGALKTDLADVMVEFVTPFRTRTQEYLDDPETLDSLLAKGAEKARAVAAETLARTYDRMGLLPAKH, from the coding sequence ATGGCCTCTGATCGACCCCGCGTGCTTTCCGGAATCCAGCCCACCGCAGGCTCGTTCCACCTCGGCAACTACCTCGGTGCGGTCCGCCAGTGGGTGGCTCTGCAGGAGTCCCACGACGCCTTCTACATGGTGGTGGACCTGCACGCGATCACCGTCCCGCAGGACCCCAGCGAACTCCGCGCGAACACCCGGCTCGCCGCCGCCCAGTTGCTCGCGGCGGGGCTCGACCCCGAGCGCTGCACGCTGTTCGTCCAGAGCCACGTGCCCGAACACGCCCAGCTCGGCTGGATCATGAACTGCCTCACCGGTTTCGGCGAGGCGTCCCGCATGACGCAGTTCAAGGACAAGTCCGCCAAGCAGGGGGCGGACCGGGCGACCGTGGGCCTTTTCACCTACCCGGTGCTCCAGGTCGCGGACATCCTGCTCTACCAGGCGAACCAGGTCCCGGTGGGCGAGGACCAGCGTCAGCACATCGAGCTCACGCGCGACCTGGCGGAGCGTTTCAACGGCCGCTACGGCGAGACGTTCACCATCCCGGCCCCGTACATCCTCAAGGAGACGGCGAAGATCTTCGACCTGCAGGACCCCGCGGTCAAGATGAGCAAGTCCGCCTCGACGCCCAAGGGCCTGATCAATCTCCTGGACGACCCGAAGGTCACGGCCAAGAAGGTGAAGAGCGCGGTGACCGACACGGACACCGTGATCCGCTTCGACGCCGAGAAGAAGCCGGGCGTCAGCAACCTCCTCGGCATCTACTCCACCCTCACCGGCACCACGATCGCCGACCTGGAGCAGAAGTACGAGGGCAAGGGCTACGGCGCGCTCAAGACCGACCTCGCCGACGTCATGGTGGAGTTCGTCACCCCGTTCCGGACCCGGACCCAGGAATATCTGGACGACCCGGAGACGCTGGACTCGCTCCTGGCCAAGGGAGCGGAGAAGGCGCGGGCCGTCGCCGCCGAGACGCTCGCCCGGACCTACGACCGGATGGGTCTTCTGCCCGCGAAGCACTGA
- a CDS encoding 2'-5' RNA ligase family protein: protein MGTVTLGVSIAVPEPHGSLLQERRASFGDPAAYGIPTHVTLLPPTEAEAADLPAIETHLSQIATAGRPFPMRLSGTGTFRPLSPVVFVQVVEGASACSWLQKRVREASGPLVRELQFPYHPHVTVAHGIAEEAMDRAYEELSSYEAAWTCGSFALYEQGSDGVWRKINEFPFGAGGSAPAVPAQGGSAVDQPSLRP from the coding sequence GTGGGGACCGTAACGCTTGGCGTTTCGATCGCGGTCCCGGAGCCACACGGCAGCCTGCTCCAGGAGCGGCGCGCGAGCTTCGGGGACCCTGCCGCGTACGGCATTCCCACCCACGTCACCCTTCTCCCCCCGACCGAGGCAGAGGCGGCCGACCTCCCGGCGATCGAGACCCATCTCTCACAGATCGCCACGGCCGGCCGCCCCTTCCCGATGCGGCTGTCGGGCACGGGTACCTTCCGGCCGCTCTCACCGGTCGTCTTCGTGCAGGTCGTCGAGGGCGCCTCGGCCTGCTCCTGGCTCCAGAAGCGGGTCCGGGAGGCATCCGGACCGCTCGTACGGGAACTGCAGTTCCCCTATCACCCGCACGTGACCGTGGCGCACGGCATCGCGGAGGAGGCGATGGACCGCGCGTACGAGGAACTGTCCTCGTACGAGGCGGCCTGGACCTGCGGTTCCTTCGCGCTGTACGAGCAGGGCAGCGACGGCGTGTGGCGCAAGATCAACGAGTTCCCGTTCGGGGCGGGCGGCAGCGCGCCGGCCGTACCCGCCCAGGGCGGCAGCGCGGTCGACCAGCCGTCGCTGCGTCCCTGA
- a CDS encoding decaprenylphospho-beta-D-erythro-pentofuranosid-2-ulose 2-reductase, protein MKDAFGAPQSLLVLGGTSEIGLATARRLIARRTRTVRLAGRPSPALERAAADLRGLGADVRTVDFDALDSASHEEVLGKLFTEGDIDMVLMAFGVLGDQARDEEEPLSAVRVAQTNYTGAVSAGLVCAGALQAQGHGSLVVLSSVAGERARRADFIYGSSKAGLDAFAQGLGDALHGTGVHVMVVRPGFVRSRMTAGREEAPLATTPGAVADAIVTGLGRRSETVWVPGALRVVMSALRHVPRPLFRRLPVR, encoded by the coding sequence TTGAAGGACGCCTTCGGTGCCCCGCAGTCCCTGCTCGTACTCGGCGGCACCTCGGAGATCGGTCTGGCCACCGCACGGCGGCTGATCGCCCGCCGCACCCGGACCGTGCGGCTGGCCGGACGCCCCTCTCCGGCCCTGGAGCGGGCCGCCGCCGATCTGCGCGGGCTGGGGGCCGACGTCCGCACCGTCGACTTCGACGCGCTCGACTCCGCCTCCCACGAGGAGGTGCTCGGAAAGCTCTTCACCGAGGGCGACATCGACATGGTGCTGATGGCCTTCGGCGTCCTGGGCGACCAGGCGCGCGACGAGGAGGAACCGCTCTCCGCGGTCCGGGTGGCACAGACCAACTACACGGGGGCGGTTTCCGCCGGCCTGGTGTGCGCGGGCGCACTCCAGGCGCAGGGGCACGGCTCGCTGGTGGTGCTGTCCTCGGTGGCCGGCGAACGCGCGCGCCGCGCGGACTTCATCTACGGCTCCAGCAAGGCGGGCCTGGACGCCTTCGCCCAGGGCCTCGGCGACGCGCTCCACGGGACCGGGGTGCACGTGATGGTCGTACGCCCGGGATTCGTGCGATCACGCATGACGGCGGGGCGCGAGGAGGCTCCGCTCGCCACCACCCCCGGGGCGGTCGCGGACGCGATCGTGACGGGCCTGGGCCGGCGTTCGGAGACGGTGTGGGTGCCCGGCGCGCTGCGGGTCGTCATGTCGGCCCTGCGGCACGTCCCACGGCCCCTGTTCCGGCGGCTGCCCGTCCGCTAG